The Williamwhitmania taraxaci genomic sequence CGGAGTAAGACACAAACGGTGCAAGCTGGAGTAAGCATCCGCTTGGTGGATGTTTCGACAGGCCAAATCATATATTCCGAAGAGGCCAAGGGCCAAGCCGAAACTACGAACAAAACAGTTATGGGCCTTGGCGAACGAACCGATTTCGATGCAACACTAAGCGACAAGGCAATTTCTGCCGCCATTTCAAAACTGGTTGAGAATGTCATTAATAATTGCATGGACAGACCTTGGAAATCATATTTTCTCACTTACGATGAGAACGGTATCTTAATTTCAGGAGGTAAAAGCCAAGGATTAAAAGTTGGAGACGTCTATCAAGTTGTAGAGAAGGGTAACAGTGTAAAAAACCCCCAAACAGGTATGATGATTGAACTGCCCGGTAAGCCAGTTGGAAAAATTAAAATTGACTTTCTCGGTGGCGAAAATCCTCAGAGTGAGTTCTCCATGGTGTCGTTCATCGAAGGCAGTATTAACAAAGAAGATTTAAGCACCTACTATATCAAGGAGGTTAAATAATGAAAAAAATACTATTTATAGTCGCAATTGGTTTGGCATTCCTAACTAGTTGCACCGGAGTAAAAACAGTAGCAACCGGCTTAGAAAACGAAACATTCTTGGAATTTCTAGGAAATCCAAGCAATTATAAAGGAGGTGTGGATGTTAATGTTGATGACAAGATTACTTTTAAGGCAGAGGTAAACAAGGACCACGCAGACCGACCTAAGGGTAGTGTTTATGCAATATCCACTGGCACCCACACTGTTACCGTATCCTACAACAGCAAGGTGGTTTATAAAAAACAAATATTTGTTTCGGCACAAGAAACTAAAAAAATACTGTTGCCATGAAAAGAATTATAATCGTATCATT encodes the following:
- a CDS encoding CsgG/HfaB family protein gives rise to the protein MKKILIGLAVFVTAVSCTTQQKVVKVEPQIQEIKKAEQSLKRKVAIARFSNETQYAKGVFYDKANDPVAKQAVDILSTKLASTNKFILLERQDMDKVLEELKLAGDEGYQKVGADYLIIGSITEFGRKNMGDVNAFSRSKTQTVQAGVSIRLVDVSTGQIIYSEEAKGQAETTNKTVMGLGERTDFDATLSDKAISAAISKLVENVINNCMDRPWKSYFLTYDENGILISGGKSQGLKVGDVYQVVEKGNSVKNPQTGMMIELPGKPVGKIKIDFLGGENPQSEFSMVSFIEGSINKEDLSTYYIKEVK